AGTACTGCCAGCCAAGCAGATTACCCTGAGTGCGTGTAAAAGGACTGACAGCTCAGCAAAAGAGAGAAGCAGGCCATGCAGAGGTACAGGTACAGCAACTGGAAGGGGGAAGGAGAATTGAACATCTGAAGAGTGCAACAGCACAGTCTGCTCAAGGTGCAGGACCACGTGAGTGCAAGTGACTGTCTAGACAACACACTGATGAGACGGGTCAACCAAACTGCTTATGTCAAGATTATGCACGTATGGCCGACCCGATAGCCAAGTGGTTGGGTTGTATACCGCATGGGCTTAAACGCCTTGAAGCAGCGATTGCCAGTGATTAGCGGCCAGCCCGGACATTTTTAGCCCTCTTTTCCTGCATTTCCTGCCTCTCTCCACTGTAGCTatcaaaaaaaggtaaaaatggctcaaataattatctaaaaaaataaacaaagttaCGCAGTGATAACTTGCTCTCTTGCATAATCAAGCAATGAAgttaattaacaaaaaatgagcaCTTTGATTCTGTTATGTCAGAGCATGATCTCCACAAAACATGCATGTTCATAGTACTAGCTGATTATCATCAAAAATGCAATTTGCAAAAATGCTACAAATAAATAAGTTTTCTCTCactaatatgtaaatatatgcaGAAAGGTGACCAAAATGTAATCAGATCATGTACTCCATATGGGTTACCCTATCTGTCATGAAAATATGATGCTTCTGCTACTTTATATTACATATTCACAAGAATGTGTTTAGAGAGAAACAGTCACAAACTGCATGGTTAAAAAGTAACAGAGTGAAGATTAATTTACAGACACTCTTCAGTACCAAGGCAGCTGTTCTCAGAATTCTTATccatacaaaaaatatatcaagCCAAAAGAGAGCAATTCATCTAGTAATAGCTAAACTCGGAGACACTTGTACGGTTAGATTTGATCCGGCTGAGCAAGCTAATccctctttaaaaaacaaatacatgaacATTAAATATTACATAACTGAACAACATGAAATACCACAGGGATGAGGCTGGGTGGTGGAAGGAGGTGTGACAGCAAATGGTGTTGGCATGAATGAGCTTGTCAGAGTCAAAGTGTGACTGGTTGTAGTCAGTGCCAATTACACCACAAGTGCACCTCCATATCTCTGCCTAAACTAACACTATGCTTCATTTGTAGACGAACTGcttcaaaacactgcaaaaagaacaaaacaaatcacTCGAGTGTAGTCGCTGCCTGCTATGGAATACCTGTTTGTTAGCCTTAAGGACAGTCCTGAGGGTAGCAATCTGTTCTCTCTTGGTGCTGAGGAGGGACTTGAGTTTTAGAACTTCCTCCAAAAGGCTTTCAGCATCCCGCTCTGCCTCGCCGCTGCTGCTGAATCCTGAGTAAGGCATTGCACCCCTCTGACGACAAAGGTCCACTGCCACCTGAAAGAACACAAAGGCAGTGTGTTTAATTCAAATGTCAGTTTGGCAATGTAAAATTTCTTACAGTATTGGAGCAACGTTTAATTATACAGTATATCACTTTATCATTAATGATAAAACACTAAGTctgttttacaatgtttaaaATTGATCTCAAATTTCTTAATAATATTACTGAGTTGGGTGAAATTTATCGAAAGAAATGTTGAAGAGCAACTGCTTTTTCATAATATGCAATtccacacataaaaacacatgttCCTAGTGCCTCAGACACGGTTGTTTTCACAAAGGATTCTGTGTAATGGACAGCCACAACTCAGCTTTGACCCCTGATAATCCTATCCATTCAAACGCATACACGTGTTAACGCAGCCGTCACCAGGCCTTGGATTTGTGTAGCACGGGAACTACTCCACTAAGTTCAGAGTCTAGTAAGAGTATTAGGTTCAGTGAAAAATCTCTGAGGGAGAAAAGGCTTTAACCCAATACAAAACCCTGGCTTTCACAATGAAAAAGTTTAAGAATTCTCTGTTCTCTAATAAATGTGATATGTGAGTTGCGGTGCTGCCTTACCCGCAGGTGTTTGATCTGGCAACGGATGACTGCTACCAAGTTACGAACGTTGGAAGGGTCCCTGAAATCCAGGGTGGGAGATCCAGGGCAATTTGGAGAATCCACACTGGCTCCTGCACTGTCTACCTCTCCCATAAATTGCAATGCTGCAGCTTTGGAAATGAACATGTCATTGGCTCGAGGCTTCTTCTGGGTGTTGGGAGGATAGACGTGTGATCTTCGTGCACTGCCTCCTCCACCGCTTGCCCTGGCGCCATCACGGTAATAGTCCAGGGTGACCCGTTTGGGTGTTAGGTTGTTGCACACACAGATGTGGTGGTAGAGGTTGGACAGCTCCTCAGAGAAAGCCAGCAGCTCTTCCTGAGCAACGCTCAAGTGCCCTTCAGAATCAATTGCCACCTTACGAGTGGCTCCAATCTCCTTCTCCAGATCGCTGATGCGCTCTTGATCTTGCTTACTGGACTTGATGCACTGACGGATTTTGTCAGCCAGCTCCTGGGCCTCTGCCCTCCAACGATCCTTCTCCTGCTTGTATCTCTGCTCCAGGGTGTTATAACGAGCTCCTGCCTGAGACAGTTCATCTCGCAGCTTCAGAAGCTCTTCGCTAGCTGAGCGCATGCGAGCCTCCAGCACCTCCTTGCTCTTGGTGTCCACCTCATAGTCAAAGACGGCACCGtctccattttctgtctcatcatCTCCATGGTCGTCGGTGTCTTGGTTGTGATGCTGACTGCTCTGCACTGCTTCAAGCTGCTGGGTCAGAGAGCCAACTTTGTCTTCCTGCTGACTGAGTGCTTGTTTGGACATTACCAGCTGCATCTGCAGTTCCTCCACCTTGCTGACCAGGCCGGACTTCTCTCGTTCCgcctgcatacacacacacagacatacaaaacatgaaaaacttcAAACCACCCATTTCAGTCCTGACCCAGGTCACCTGAACTAATTATTCACTCATTTCCATAAAATAAAGGACCATGTACAACAGTTCACCCCCACCACCTTTATTCCtaatacatattttatgtttaacaCAGGCTGACCCCATTCATTTCCACAGTCGAAACATCTGTCGAGTAGGAGCTTTCTAACCCAACCCGATTTAAGTGCATCGTGAATAATTTAGCATCTTCAGACAGAGACGAATGACAGTTCAAGACATTCTTAATTTTCTAAAGCGCCCTTTGTTTGTGAAGATGTGAAAGTGTATCAGATGGGAGCTGACTACATTGCTTGGTGAAGTAGACATTAGATTATATTattactcctcctcttccctctccAACACGAGCGGATGTGGTATAAAGCAGGAAGTGGCAGACATTAGTGTTAACAGCTCAGCCACACACAAAACTGAGTGACAACAACCTCACTGAGTGCAACAAAGGGAGGCGGTATTTAAAGCTAGCATGACAGAGCAGATGCTTCCAAATGCACTCAAATGAATCAAAAGAATTCAGACAGATTTCAAAATATATTGAATCTGTATTTGCAATTAGAATGTAGTGCATAGGACACACACAGTCCGTTACCTTTCATACTGTTACGTAGAAGCCATTTTGTGTTCCTCCATCACTGTCTAAACATCCCTGTACTTTaaaaattcatatttaaaaGCTCCAAGACATTACCACAAGGTAAATATCACAGTAAATACAATGTTATCTTTGGTAGTTTGTCTCTATAGTGCTAAAACACTAATTCCAAACAATGCACTGATCACTGCAACACcagataatattttaaaacattaaaaatcaattttaGACACACTCATAAGCTCAAACCAATATCCAGGGGATTGCTGACTGGCATTTGAATTTAGCCACTCTACACTTAACGGTTGTAGTATTATCAATTTAGATAATGTTCACACTACCGAGCCCATTCGGTAAGTTTCTTGCAAATCCTCACTTGTTACTCTATACACAAGATAtcccaaaataaaacaaagaggcAGACTGTCATAGTAAAATATGGcaataatcttctttttctttggtGCACAATATGAAAAGcatgatttaaaatgtgtttatgtgttgtcCTGTTGCCTACCTGTAGGAGCTGCTGTTTAAGTTTCTGACTGTCTGAAAAGTGCAGCTCGCTCAGCAGGTCTGACACCAGCCCGGAGGCTGGAGCACGCAGGAACACGTCACTGTTGCGTGGAGTGGAGTAGCGATGGATGAGGCCGTTGCTTTTAGAGCCACCCAAGTGAGGAGGGTGAGCAGAACTGGAAGCAGATCCAGGACCATTATTAAAACCGCTGTCCTGGTTCTCTTCCTCACCTTCACCTTCTCCCTCTCCACCCTGGCCCTCCTCCTGGCTATCATCCAGCTGCTCCAGGTGGAGCTCCAGGTTCCCCACAGAATCAAAGGGGTTAAGGGTCAAGGCAGAGAGCTCTCGCCGCAGACTGTTCTTctgctccctctcctcctttagGGCTTCAAGGGCCTCATCCAGCTGCCTCTCTGCAATCTCCCTCAATCTTGCTGCCTCGTCCAGCTGTCCTCGcagttcctcctgctcctcattCTTGTGGGTCAGCTCTAGCTTTATTGACTCAAATTCAACCTGAAATGTGATTAGAAGCACAACCGGAAGATTCAATTTAATaggtttttctctgctgtttttctgctgcaacacAGTTG
The nucleotide sequence above comes from Amphiprion ocellaris isolate individual 3 ecotype Okinawa chromosome 8, ASM2253959v1, whole genome shotgun sequence. Encoded proteins:
- the zgc:162200 gene encoding protein bicaudal D homolog 2 isoform X1 yields the protein MLEADADPAGAAVEGEGEAEMGSRDLKAEVVRLTLELQEATEEKLQAARYGLVVLEESSALKMKHRQLEEEHETLKVELQQLKEAFADSVSSQKRAAADGECREESLLQETATKEAAMATRIEEVQAELKQARLALSNAHAEIDRLGVVSTQLKKECECLEAEKGHLRDEMKEYKVRELRQLQDNGELEEENISLQKQVSVLKENQVEFESIKLELTHKNEEQEELRGQLDEAARLREIAERQLDEALEALKEEREQKNSLRRELSALTLNPFDSVGNLELHLEQLDDSQEEGQGGEGEGEGEEENQDSGFNNGPGSASSSAHPPHLGGSKSNGLIHRYSTPRNSDVFLRAPASGLVSDLLSELHFSDSQKLKQQLLQAEREKSGLVSKVEELQMQLVMSKQALSQQEDKVGSLTQQLEAVQSSQHHNQDTDDHGDDETENGDGAVFDYEVDTKSKEVLEARMRSASEELLKLRDELSQAGARYNTLEQRYKQEKDRWRAEAQELADKIRQCIKSSKQDQERISDLEKEIGATRKVAIDSEGHLSVAQEELLAFSEELSNLYHHICVCNNLTPKRVTLDYYRDGARASGGGGSARRSHVYPPNTQKKPRANDMFISKAAALQFMGEVDSAGASVDSPNCPGSPTLDFRDPSNVRNLVAVIRCQIKHLRVAVDLCRQRGAMPYSGFSSSGEAERDAESLLEEVLKLKSLLSTKREQIATLRTVLKANKQTAELALSNLKTKYETEKSMVSETMMKLRNELKALKEDAATFSSLRVMFASRCDQYVTQLDEMQRQLAAAEDEKKTLNSLLRMAIQQKLALTQRLEDLEAPMSPHSLNSSPRRSRAKELATKSGRAPRSPRSSPARPPLRSSPRSSPVLGSSVPAMATHHLRALTRSLHTSPR
- the zgc:162200 gene encoding protein bicaudal D homolog 2 isoform X2, which produces MLEADADPAGAAVEGEGEAEMGSRDLKAEVVRLTLELQEATEEKLQAARYGLVVLEESSALKMKHRQLEEEHETLKVELQQLKEAFADSVSSQKRAAADGECREESLLQETATKEAAMATRIEEVQAELKQARLALSNAHAEIDRLGVVSTQLKKECECLEAEKGHLRDEMKEYKVRELRQLQDNGELEEENISLQKQVSVLKENQVEFESIKLELTHKNEEQEELRGQLDEAARLREIAERQLDEALEALKEEREQKNSLRRELSALTLNPFDSVGNLELHLEQLDDSQEEGQGGEGEGEGEEENQDSGFNNGPGSASSSAHPPHLGGSKSNGLIHRYSTPRNSDVFLRAPASGLVSDLLSELHFSDSQKLKQQLLQAEREKSGLVSKVEELQMQLVMSKQALSQQEDKVGSLTQQLEAVQSSQHHNQDTDDHGDDETENGDGAVFDYEVDTKSKEVLEARMRSASEELLKLRDELSQAGARYNTLEQRYKQEKDRWRAEAQELADKIRQCIKSSKQDQERISDLEKEIGATRKVAIDSEGHLSVAQEELLAFSEELSNLYHHICVCNNLTPKRVTLDYYRDGARASGGGGSARRSHVYPPNTQKKPRANDMFISKAAALQFMGEVDSAGASVDSPNCPGSPTLDFRDPSNVRNLVAVIRCQIKHLRVAVDLCRQRGAMPYSGFSSSGEAERDAESLLEEVLKLKSLLSTKREQIATLRTVLKANKQTAELALSNLKTKYETEKSMVSETMMKLRNELKALKEDAATFSSLRVMFASRAETLLPLLQTPSSP